ttttattttcgcacattcagactttctccttaataatatcatttcagaaaggtattatttgcaaattctaaatagtgaaattatattagcagccaatgaatatcaaagtacaacagTGTCCACAGTCAaacaaatagtgctaatgttgttttcaagtcatatttacatgtgatttcagatatatacaaattatattcaatattatatcAAATTCAAAATGATATCCTATATTCAAGTTAGCGTAGTAGATAATATATGGAACCTTAAATGAagaaatgtgcgaatataaaaccaactctaCCTCAGTCTAGTACCAGGGGGTTTCAGTCGTTTATCACTGGGACTACCAACTATTGTTATTCCCTTGCAAGGGAATGCATTTTTTGTAGGTTTATAGAGTTTTTTTCCctttaggtttttatttattttattaattccaataaataaatgtaactacatttaaacatttctttttcattcattcattcattttcttttcggcttagtcccctttttaatccggggtcgccaaagcggaatgaaccgccaatttatccagcacatgttttacgcagcagatgcccttccagctacaacccatcactaggaaacatccacacactctcattcacacacatagactacggacaatttagcctacccaattccaaCTATACCATATGTTTTTAAACTTGTGGGGAAACccggagcacggggagaacatgcaaacttcacacagaaatgccaactgacccagccaaggcttgaaccagcgaccctcttgctgtgaggcgagcatgctacccactgcgccaccgggcTGCCAACATTTCTTTTTATAAAGACACAATTTGTACAAATGCGAAATGGTTTATTATGTTATACATACCAATCTGAAATATCAAGTTGTTCAACGTTTAGCAAATAATGTGCTGCTTTAGGTTTATTTTTCTTGTAGTTAACTATTAAATGGTCTTGCTGTTTACAACTGTATTTTGTTTgcttaattatgtttttaaaactaatcttctagtttatatttaattatttaatagtgtttttaaGCGCTTtgttaaacaaatgaattaataattcccTTTTCTGTTATGATTTAATCAGATCTTAATCTTTTTGTTTGCTTATTGTAATCCAACAGTAATTAAACAGTCATTTGctgtatttaaacaatttattgttCTCATTTTTGGTTATTGTGatccaaattttatttttaatattgttttgtatttatttatttagtttatgttatgttatttaaaaatatcatcTTGTCAATCTGATGTTCGAATACTTTAatcaaatatctatctatctaatcaaaattatattaaaaaatcattGTTGTATTGAATTGATTTATTGTTTGaagcacattttttaaaagattattatcgcaacatatttttttgttatttatgtattatgtTAAAAGTTGCATTAAGgatttatattatgtttataaatgatgcacaaatttagatttttaaatatataaattgtacATATTTTAATCTAATTTGGATTTATTGTAATTCAAcatttatctgtctatctgtctctgtCTTCCTATATACCTGTCTATTAATCTAATGTTGTaatatgtgttttaatattatttaaatgataaattacctCAATGTGATATCGGAAGTACTTTAATCAAGTGTTTATTTGatttgtattatgtatttattttatcttttaaaattatgtatttaaatggCTTATTTTGTATCTTATCTTATTTAtctaaatatgtaatatgtattttaatactgTTTATGTTATTTCTGGCTGTAGTTTGTCCTATTTACTTGAGATGGTTTGTGAAAGTTTAACCACAGACTGCCATTTTccacttgttgtttttttttttttttatctgacaaATTGAAAGTGAGGTTTTACTGCTAGTGCGATGAAAGACAACGTCCAATATATGAGATTACAGGGGTGTGTCtgatttgttgattttgttgttgttataggACAAGTCCTCTTTGCCGTCCCTGAGTGATCTGTGCATGAGTCTGGTGAGCTCCAGGTTGGAGCTCTTCTGTGAGATGCGGGATGATGGATCTCTCTCTTTCCGCGAGCCGCTGGTCTTCCCACAGGAGCTGGCAGACCAACTGCTCTGCAAGATGGCCACCGACGGTGAGTAGAAGAGACCTCTTCTTGGAggagtggttaaaaaaaaactgaagatgtCATTGCTGCACATTAAACAGTAATCAGTGGCAGATTTAgacaataagcaaggtaagcaccCACTTGGGGCCATAGGCAATGTATAAACTATTATAgcttattttgattgttttgcaTCGGTGCAAATTTGTCCCCCACACCCAATCATGGaacagtccagcagtcaaataagatgaaaattacatttttaaaacgcaatagtttatttaatatttttgagttgttattttaattattaaagaagattttgatttaagaaaaagcaaaataaataaataaaaaaataggctCATTAGAGTTAAACtgatgagttttaccatttttgaattcattcagctgatctccgggttGGCCCTAACTTCGAAATGAACTTCCAAATTGGGCATAAAATCcggtagtgtgaactaggcttaatacaatacaatattgtcATGATATTTTGTCCCCGATAATTATAGATCATGATATCAGCAACATATCACAAGACAAAcatccacaatatatcatgatGTTTGTAAATGAAGAGGGCAAATGCATCAAAAAAGTTATaagatgtatttcttttattaacagctCATGTATCTTAGAATTGCAGCATTGATATATCTTTCATCCGTCATTATGAAAAGTGCCACCTCATGCATATCACTACTTTGTCCTACCGCTATTATTGAATAAGcaagtgtaatgtaaaatgtaaacgcagtacattcttcattgctggtcaacaataataatgagattATTAGATGCTGCGACGTGACCATTGcgaatacacacattgcaataacgatatattgtgcagcctatcATAAAGTACAATTTTTaggcttaactagcttattataacaactaggcaagttattggacaacagtgttttTTCTGTAAGAAATTCTAAAGAAGGCCAATAATATTGCAcctaaaatttgttttttaaaaatatataaattgttttattcaggccaaactaaaagaaaggagactttccccagaagaagaaaatattatttataaataatttgtctTTGGTATGCTAAGCATAattaaggaaatatttaaaaaagaataaaaaacatacaGGAGGGCTGGCTTCAACTGTATTGGGAAAAACCCTTGTGATCCAGTCTTGTGATCCATTTTTTGAGTAGGTGCAGAATTCTTTTAGAATGAATCTGAATCAAGAATTCTtctcttgcaggtgtgttgaatgACAGTACGGTGGGAATCTTCAGGAACTGTCAGCAGTTCCGCTTGCGTCACGCCTGCATCCGCACCGCCCGAATCTCCGCCGAGGCCTTCCACCGGGCCCTCTGCCCCCATCGCCTCGTGGAGCTGGACGCTTCACGGGTCAACGCTGACCTCACCATAGCCGATATCCTCCGTGGACTCTCCTCCAATAAAAGCCTTCAGGAAAGCCTGCAGCGACTGGTCCTGAACGGCCTGACCATGTCCTCTCTAGAGGAACCCAGCCGCCGCTGCTTCAGTGCCATGCAGGGTCTGCGGGCGCTCAGCGTCTCCAACGTTGATTTCTATGATTGGGGATTGTCGGATGTGTGTTTACTACCTCGTCTGGAGAGTTTAGACATATCCAACACTTCAGTGTCCAACCTGACGCCTCTGCTGGGCTTGAGAAGCAGACTCCGCTACCTCACCATGCACCAGCTGAAGAGGCTGGAGATGACCACAGCGCAGCTTCTAGCTGTGCTCAGTCAGGTCAGCTAGAcatagttcatcaaaaaaaaaatctgcaaaagtgTTCGGAGagaagttatttagaaaaaatgtacaaataaattgcataattataatttatagttgcataattattttttattaatttattttaatcttttatgtatagattttatggcaaaaaaaaaaagaatgtattGATAAATATTGTCAAAAGGGTTGGGTCGATGTAAGATGctatcgtccatcgccgatggccgatagccATCACGATGCTGAGTCAGCATCGCGATCCTCTGCCCCACTCCCATCGCTACAGCAACCCGCTTGTGAAAAATgcacacttaggccctgtttacactaatacatcttagttttaaaatggcattttagaacgaaagcGATCCATGTACAtactggtgtttcacctagcttTTCTAaacagctctccgtccacactatcccgctgaaaacgcacatcacgtgaccacacacactcacactctctgTCAGCctctttgagcacaaaaccccagagagcagtgcacgtcggacagtttatcaaagatgtacagctggatcacgtctcactatattatatgttaaacgtgatatttatttattgactctacggtcttttgaatctatcagataacatgtcacagcgtcagtacactgcttcaatctttcgctttcacgcttgtacttattaattttagtgaaaacctcagatactgttggttgtttcCTGTTGCTTGTGCACCTTttaagtttgtcgacgccattataacgacacagatcactctgtctattcatgccagagtcccacggaaaaagtgattgaaaggtggtaatttgtgtgtaacttatctttatttatttatgatttggtaatGGGTAAAACAAACACCATGCGGgttaggtagttgaaacggtaggctacaaataattaattcgttatgaattaaatatttattcataaataattaatttaccgctgcctacgacgatgatgccatcgatgtccatcacgatgtttcacagtAGACATCGTACagtgccaaattggtcgacatcgtccAACCCTAAGTGTCAACTGAAGCtcaaacaatgaaataaaaaaaatttgctagaacaataaaataaataaaaataattgcatgATTATAATTTAgaattgcataataataataataataataataataataattattattattattattattatactttgtcttttatttatagattttatggCAGATTACagggtaaaaattattatatgaaaaagagatagataaataaataaatgttataatttaaaaaaaaacagcaacaacaaatcAACAATTAAAAAGGCAAATAATAATGTGGAATTAAATAATTTACTAGAATTAAACAATTTGTATTACACAATACACTTTACTTTTGATCTTAAAGTATACATTTGCTGGATtgcatacttaataataataaaaaaatgaataaaaaaaatggaatacaaaatttatcaaaataaatgtctataaaaactataaaagtgggttaatttaataattaataaaataattagtatgatagtaaaacaaatacaataattaataaaaatgaattcaaattaataaaaaacaattctattcaaatgaataatgtaaattggatcaaattaaattaatgtgtgaataaaaataatgaactaatgattaataaataatattttatattcaattactcttttaattattcacaatttattattgttgttgttgttattatttttgttataggCCTTAAATAACAATGAAAGAAGCAAGTTGAGAgtaaaaaatctcttttacaattGCGTCCTGGCAAAGATTAGAAATACACCACTCacatgagtttaaaaaaaaaaaacggatagCATTAATCATCCATTAATACACATCCAAAATGACAATCATAACTAATCAGACCGTCTACAGACCAATGTTTCAAATTCCCCATTATTTCAAATCTTTTTAAAAGTATGTTGTGAATCCAGCTCTTTAAGCTCCAATTTTACTTGCAGGTTATTACTTGCAAAGAAAACTGAATGTTTCAAATCTCTTTTTCCTATTTCTGTACGTACCAGTGGTAcagagaatgaataaatataacaataataatataaactagGTTTTTGTTCTAGAAAATGATTATATCTGGCTGTCCTTAACTTTTTATAGAATGGATAAATGGGAAAAGAATTTTTATCATCCTAATTCATGCTCTAATTTGTAGCCAAGAAGTTCCTCTGTGTGATTGTATGTACACTATCTAAtgcttgttattgtttttttttccagctggAGGTTTTACAGCATCTGGATATCTCGGATGATAAGCAGTTCACGTCCGACGTGGCGCGGCAACTCTTGGAGACTCCTGGCATTCTGCCTCAGCTGGTGTCTCTGGACGTGTCTGGCCGTAAGCAGGTCACAGATGCAGCCGTCAAGGCTTTCGTGGAGGCCAGACCTGGCATGACGTTTGTTGGTCTGCTGGCCACTGATGCTGGATTCTCTGACTTCCTGTCTGGAGAGGGAAGCCTGAAggtaacattttttgtttatttgttgtttgttttaatgtaaaaagctgattatgctattttaaattgttGTAATTTAGATTTGAGGTTCCCTACAATTGTTTTACATTAATTTAGAGTCGTACATGCTTAATGTTGTTATAATATGCAgctattgtggaaaaaaaaaaattctgatagattctttgcaattttatttagaaatgataaacaaatgtcttttattattttgtttactgGTGATGACATTTGTTTCTACatcttaaacaaaataataatgtcatttaaagcataaaatagtgctcaaataaacaaaaaagggtCATGTTTTCaaacacgatttaaaaaaaataagactcccagacttcatcaagattctttggattcatcttcaatgcctccttcatctcaccccagacatgctcaataaggttcatgtctggtgaccgggctggccaaccctggagcaccttgaccttctttttcaggaactttgctgtggaggctgaagtatgaggagtccTACCCTGCTGAACAATTTCTTCatcttaaacaaaataaaaatgtcatttagagcATAAAATAGTGCTCAAACAAAAAAAGGTCATTTTCAGAcactattttataaaaataaactctataaataacaaaataaatttaagaAATCAATGTTTGGTGGAAAAACCCTGACAATTTAATCACCATAAATTAAACCATTTGTTTGCTTTGAAACATCTCTCATTCTGACCACTTGTCATATCATGTACAACaaatttttacttaaatttgaaaaaattattatcaAACGCTTTTTAAAATTGACTTAAACGTATACCTAATACATCAAGTACATCTAACTTAGAAATTACAAGCGCTCTGTTAATGCTGAGTTCACACACCAATTGCAACATTAAGTATTTGCACGAGTAAAATGCATACAAAGTCAACGCAAACATGTAAATAGAGGCAAATTATTGCccatgagtaggcccacatggaatatGCGCGTGCAGATTtgcgcagattttcagcccatcattgattctgtttatttacttgtgtaaacgtgtgtaaatttatatttattcagtttttaaattaattacagtaatattattgactaatatgaaaatgttcatatgatttatttacgctacagtttgtaaagtaatattttctgtcgttttagtagatatattatatgatagacttgctttgtttaccaaataagtggatctaattggatttgcattataaacatttaataaaagttaaaaaggtattagaacaaattaaaaatgaaaagcttaaattacatgaaactccggatgAAACATGAATATCGCGGTGATGCAAAGACGTTAATAGATTTATGTGCTATAACAGGTAAAACGGGagcatgaaaggaacattcaaaaagcaactcgtgtaaacaccttaatgatatcattgttttattcagatgATTACTGATgaacatgtaaacatagtcaatgtgAGTTTAGGTAAATTACCTAACGCCATTTTCAGttaaatttacattaattttagtTGATTAACCAACGTTAAAGTCtaagaaaaaaactcacttaattttgacttattttttctgaaaacacGACAATAGTTTTTGCTTGTCTGAAAAAAACTTCttgattttaagaatttttagatatttcgaCTAGAAGCAAGACTTAAATACTTAGTTTTTGCAATGAGGAGCACTTTTAGACTTGAAGCGTTTTCTGTTTTGGCAGGTGACTGGAGAGGCCAATGAGACCCAGATCTGCGAGGCGTTGAGGCGATACAGCGAGAGAGAGGGCTTTGTCAGAGAGGCTCTTTTTCACCTCTTCAGCCTCACTCACGCCATCGAGAAACCCAGACCAGACATCCTGAAGGTACACCGATCAATCGATTGAATTTGAGCTCATTCCATGTCTCCATGGCTCACATCTCTTCTCTGCTCTTCTCATCTGCAGTTGGTGGCGCTGGGCATGAAGAATCACCCAACCACGTTAAATGTGCAGCTGGCAGCCAGTGCTTGTGTGTTCAACCTCACCAAACAGGAGCTGGCCTTCGGTATCCCAGTGAGACTCTTGGGGAACGTCACACAGCAGCTGCTCGAAGCCATGAAGACCTTCCCCAACCACCAGCAGGTATTAGATGAATTGATTCAAAGATGCATCATGATTCTTTCTCTAGCAATTcacctttattcaattcacctttatttgtatagcgctgttacaatgtagattgtgtcaaagcagcttcacataaaaagtcatagtaaattgaaaccgtgtagttcagtttgtagtgtttaagttcagttcagtgtggtttaataatcactactgagagtccaaacactgaagagcaaatccaactatGCATAGCTCTACTGATCCCAAAGCATGAAAGCTAGAGGTGACAGCGGAGAGgttaaaaaaacttcactaattggcgaaagtgaaaagttaaaaaacctagagagaaaccagactcagctgggcacgaccattttaatttctccgctggccaaatgttctccactcctccatgaccaccacagtagctgctcaggacacggcctggtccaggatatggaaaccttgggatcgtctcgtcgttggtcttggatcaaatcagtgactctgcatagtctgagggcctcgggaagagtatccccaggtggaaatggagaataaagagaataattagcgtagctgctgttcatagtgtacataaacaagatgcagaaacctgtgtggaagcccgctaagtgatgcactgagtgtatgctttactaaacagataggtctttaatctagttttgaattgggagagtgtgtctgagcctcggacgttatctggaaggctattccagagtttaggagccataaatgagaaggctcgacctcttATACTCGTCTTTGCAAGCAGAAGAAACGCAGAAAGGTTTAGAACTACTCAAGGGTGAGAAAATATTGAggaaatttccatttttgggcaaactatccctttaagcattcTACAGCTTAATTTTAAGATGACTGTGCAGTCTGTTTCAATTATAAACATGCATTTGAAATGTAAAGTTGAAaagatgtacagtgcatccggcaagtattcatagcgcttgacttttttttttttttttttttaaattacagccttataccaaaatggattcaattaatttatttcctcccAATTGTACACACAaaaccctataatgacaatgtaaaaaaagatttttttaaattgttgcaaatttattaaaaataaaaaacctgataaatcacatggacagaagtattcacagcctttgacgtgacgctctaaattgagctcaggtacattctgtttccactgatcattcttgagatgtttcagcagcttaattggatcACCTGTCAGTTCAGTAcggtttcattccgctgtggcaggaggcaaccccagattaataaagggattaagccgaaaagaaaatgaatgaatgaatgaataatacctaaacatttattacataattgctagtttaataaagcaaaaaatctGAGAATGAGCACGAAAATCAGAAGGGATTATGAAATTGGATGATCTTTTTGGAAACTTGGATGagcttattaataatttaaacgcACCTCAAAATCACCCTTGGTTTAGAATGTTGCTTAATATTTTATTGCAAGTCAACGCATTACATAACATTTTGATTATTcaatacaaatctttttttttttcctcatgaaATGAATATGACTGaattgtataatgacggtttaTTGCGGCCAAGCTGTGTATTCGGTTACAGGAAACGTAACTGCACACAAAAGAGCATTTGTAACATCGTGTTCCCCATGTCATGATGATGCAGAAGGTCTTGTGGTGAATGAGGAAGAGAATTCTAGAGGGTTTCACAGGTGCTTTGATttcctctattttttttttcagcttcagAAGAACTGTCTGCTTTCTCTGTGCAGTGATCGAATCTTGCAGGAGGTTCCCTTTAACAGGTGACACACTGCACATGATCTATAATTCatcgcacacacataaacatgattcataaacaagtttatttatatagcacatttcacacacaataGTAATTCAAAGTAATTTACATGAAcaacaataaaagaaatataaaataagtaaGAGAAATAAAATtgggttatatttatatatgaagagttcagatgcgaaAGCCGCTGTACGCCACTTCTACCAAAAATGAGATGATGACTTTGAGTAAATGCTTTAGGCACATAGTACATCTTCAactaatatttttgcttcaaatcatctaaatagCAGCGTCAGCCGGTTCAGAAATAagagtttgtttgcaaaagcctctaaacgtcACTTGCCTTTCAGGGCAAAAACCGATATGTcacgagaaccaatcagaaggcgcgaatggAATCACATTTTTTCAATGTTGCAGCGTGCTGAtatgccggcttttatgaggagactgtttcaTTCAGATTTAGAttatgattttaaaagatggGGTTTGATGAATTTAATCCTTTGAAGCCTGTccaactgtcagtgaatggcaaatgaaaatgtcccttacctcaaaactctgtgcattataagaaagaAAAcgcactgtacagtcggaagtgtaacatgcgTTCATAACATTTGTTTATGCAGTGACGCtgctttgaatgagtctgatttaatATACATTAAACGACAACTGcatttcacgaaagacgaagttaagatgcctTTAGTGAATCTTTAGTGAATTTTCAtctaattacactgaaaaaaggggatttagctggttttgacacaaaagataatctaccttgttaaaaaccaaataattgtgacatttttgcaaaaagttattttatttgctaGATAACCTTTTCATTAGCTATACAATGAAACTGCTAAagctaatcagaggagcctgatagaaaatgctcgttTACAAGacaagaggtctgatggatttttatatatatatatttaacatttcatATTCATTTGATTGGATTCATTTCATTTGAGGGATTTAGCTTTTGGTCAGCTATGCCGTTTGAAAAAATTATACTTGatgataatatattaattatcatcattattattattacttaaattaGTTTTCATATAGTGACATCTCTCACCATCATAAaacttattttgttattttgtttgtaaCACTGTTAGATAAGGATTTTATATATTAAGAATACTCGAATggctgtttttttgtgtgtgtgtgtcttttctgGAAGACTATTAAGTTATTGATCGTATCAAAGT
Above is a genomic segment from Danio aesculapii chromosome 20, fDanAes4.1, whole genome shotgun sequence containing:
- the zyg11 gene encoding protein zyg-11 homolog is translated as MIHLSQTMDKSSLPSLSDLCMSLVSSRLELFCEMRDDGSLSFREPLVFPQELADQLLCKMATDGVLNDSTVGIFRNCQQFRLRHACIRTARISAEAFHRALCPHRLVELDASRVNADLTIADILRGLSSNKSLQESLQRLVLNGLTMSSLEEPSRRCFSAMQGLRALSVSNVDFYDWGLSDVCLLPRLESLDISNTSVSNLTPLLGLRSRLRYLTMHQLKRLEMTTAQLLAVLSQLEVLQHLDISDDKQFTSDVARQLLETPGILPQLVSLDVSGRKQVTDAAVKAFVEARPGMTFVGLLATDAGFSDFLSGEGSLKVTGEANETQICEALRRYSEREGFVREALFHLFSLTHAIEKPRPDILKLVALGMKNHPTTLNVQLAASACVFNLTKQELAFGIPVRLLGNVTQQLLEAMKTFPNHQQLQKNCLLSLCSDRILQEVPFNRFEAAKLVMQWLCNHEDQNMQRMAVAIISILAAKLSTEQTAQLGAELFIVKQLLHIVRQKTCQSTVDATLKFTLSALWNLTDESPTTCRHFIENQGLELFIKVLESFPSESSIQQKVLGLLNNIAEVSELHGELMVQSFLDHIRTLLHSPEVEVSYFAAGILAHLTSRGEKVWTLELTLRNTLLQQLHSAILKWPTPECEMVAYRSFNPFFPLLECFQTPGVQLWAAWAMQHVCSKNAGRYCSMLLEEGGLQQLESITSHPKTHSDVRRLTESILDGLHRHRARTGYTATPKTQTHREKSNP